From a single Nitrospirota bacterium genomic region:
- a CDS encoding sigma-54 dependent transcriptional regulator, which translates to MKPKILIVDDEQDICKALAFLLRREEYEVVTAASGEEAVERIAGESFDVILTDLKMGKVDGMAVLEKARELAPDTPVLIMTAFASIESAVEAMRKGAADYIVKPFHNEEIRLTIRRVLEQKRLMTENIALKQQISQRLDACREFVANSESMMKIVETLEKVIPTKSTILILGESGTGKGLVAELIHCNSPRRDKPFISINCSAIPEGLLESELFGYKRGAFTGAVADKLGLIPLAHQGTLFLDEIGDMPLTLQAKLLKILETGEVYPLGDTKPKVVDIRLVAATNANLEQRVKEGKFREDLYYRLNVIEINIPPLRERKDDIEIIARHFLKKFAEVHQKPVKGIDSQALAALLSYSWPGNVRELGNVVERSVVLAGGDLITVDDLPDKLKKTGQEQESAPLKAYLGDYEKNLLIKMYQAHGKSKEETARALGIDLATLYRKFKKYGIEAE; encoded by the coding sequence ATGAAGCCGAAGATACTCATAGTGGACGACGAGCAGGACATCTGCAAGGCCCTCGCCTTCCTGCTCAGACGGGAGGAGTATGAGGTCGTCACTGCTGCGAGCGGCGAGGAGGCCGTCGAGAGAATCGCCGGGGAGAGCTTCGATGTGATCCTCACCGATCTCAAGATGGGCAAGGTCGACGGCATGGCGGTCCTCGAGAAGGCGAGAGAGCTCGCGCCCGACACGCCGGTGCTCATCATGACCGCGTTCGCTTCCATAGAATCCGCGGTCGAGGCGATGCGCAAGGGCGCGGCCGATTATATCGTCAAGCCCTTCCATAACGAGGAGATCCGGCTGACCATCAGGCGGGTGCTCGAGCAGAAGCGGCTCATGACCGAAAACATCGCCCTCAAGCAGCAGATCAGCCAGCGACTGGATGCCTGCAGGGAGTTCGTTGCGAACTCCGAGTCGATGATGAAGATCGTCGAGACGCTCGAGAAGGTGATCCCGACGAAGAGCACTATCCTCATACTGGGTGAAAGCGGAACCGGGAAGGGACTGGTTGCCGAGCTCATTCACTGCAACAGCCCCCGGCGGGACAAGCCGTTCATATCGATCAACTGCTCCGCCATTCCCGAAGGGCTCCTCGAATCCGAGCTCTTCGGGTACAAGCGGGGCGCTTTCACCGGCGCGGTAGCGGACAAGCTGGGGCTCATTCCCCTTGCCCACCAGGGCACCCTCTTCCTCGATGAGATCGGGGACATGCCGCTTACCCTCCAGGCCAAGCTCCTGAAGATACTCGAAACAGGAGAGGTCTATCCCCTCGGCGATACGAAGCCGAAGGTGGTCGATATACGGCTCGTCGCAGCGACCAACGCGAACCTGGAGCAGCGGGTCAAGGAGGGGAAATTCCGCGAAGACCTCTACTACCGCCTCAATGTCATAGAGATAAACATCCCCCCCCTCAGGGAGCGCAAGGACGATATCGAGATCATCGCCCGCCATTTCCTGAAGAAGTTTGCGGAGGTCCACCAAAAACCGGTCAAGGGCATCGACAGCCAGGCGCTCGCTGCATTGCTCTCCTACTCCTGGCCCGGCAACGTGCGCGAGTTGGGCAATGTCGTCGAGCGTTCGGTCGTGCTCGCCGGGGGAGACCTCATTACGGTGGACGACCTGCCCGACAAGCTGAAAAAGACCGGGCAGGAGCAGGAGAGCGCGCCGCTCAAGGCGTACCTCGGCGACTATGAAAAAAATCTCTTGATAAAGATGTACCAGGCCCACGGCAAGAGCAAGGAAGAGACCGCCAGGGCTCTCGGCATAGACCTGGCGACGCTCTACCGGAAATTCAAGAAGTACGGGATCGAGGCCGAATGA
- a CDS encoding PaaI family thioesterase — MAYNRETDDHCFVCGTANPCGLQLRFKADGGKVAASFTSSAAHQGYKGLVHGGILASILDEAMIQAALLRGLSPVTAELSVRFTSPLRVGERARVEAEIVTGGTRLLKAAARLFGADGGAIAEAQAKLIV, encoded by the coding sequence ATGGCCTATAATCGAGAGACCGACGATCACTGTTTTGTCTGCGGCACGGCGAACCCCTGCGGTCTGCAGCTCCGCTTCAAAGCCGATGGCGGCAAGGTCGCCGCGTCCTTCACCTCTTCCGCCGCGCACCAGGGGTACAAGGGCCTCGTGCACGGCGGCATACTCGCCTCGATCCTGGACGAGGCGATGATACAGGCGGCCCTCCTTCGCGGCCTCTCCCCGGTTACCGCCGAGCTCTCCGTACGCTTCACCAGCCCGCTGCGGGTCGGTGAGCGCGCCCGTGTCGAGGCCGAGATCGTCACCGGCGGCACGAGACTGCTCAAGGCCGCTGCGCGGCTCTTCGGAGCGGACGGCGGCGCCATTGCCGAGGCGCAGGCCAAATTGATAGTATAG
- the rho gene encoding transcription termination factor Rho, with product MSISELKEKTVDELTALAKDLNVEGASGLRKQELIFAILQAQAEKAGTVYGAGVLEILPDGFGFLRSPDYSYLPSPDDIYVSPSQIRRFGLRTGDFVSGQIRPPKENERYFALLKVESINNETVEHNVSRPLFDNLTPYYPTEKINLEYDSSDFSMRVMDLITPIGKGQRGLIVAAPRTGKTMLLQSIAKAIKKNHKEVHLIILLIDERPEEVTDWKRQVSTAEIISSTFDEPPQRHCQVSEMVTERAKRLVEGKRDVIILLDSITRLARAYNAITPTSGKVLSGGLDANALQRPKRFFGTARSLEEGGSLTILATSLVDTGSRMDDVIFEEFKGTGNMEIHLDRKLVDKRIFPSIDINASGTRKEELLVDKDVLNKMWILRKVLNPLSTIESVEFLLSKLKGTKHNREFLEMMNK from the coding sequence AGACCGTTGACGAGCTTACCGCCCTCGCCAAGGACCTCAACGTCGAGGGGGCTTCGGGGCTGAGGAAGCAGGAGCTCATCTTCGCCATTCTCCAGGCCCAGGCCGAGAAGGCGGGAACGGTGTACGGGGCGGGGGTTCTCGAGATTCTCCCCGACGGCTTCGGCTTCCTCCGTTCCCCCGACTACAGCTATCTGCCGAGCCCTGACGATATATACGTGTCCCCTTCGCAGATCAGGAGGTTCGGCCTGAGGACCGGCGACTTCGTCTCCGGACAGATCAGGCCGCCCAAAGAGAACGAGCGGTACTTCGCCCTCCTCAAGGTCGAAAGCATCAACAACGAAACGGTCGAGCACAATGTAAGCCGTCCGCTCTTCGACAACCTTACGCCCTACTACCCGACGGAGAAGATCAACCTCGAGTATGACAGCAGCGACTTCTCGATGCGGGTCATGGACCTCATCACGCCGATCGGCAAGGGGCAGCGCGGGCTGATCGTCGCCGCGCCGAGGACCGGCAAGACCATGCTCCTCCAGTCGATCGCGAAAGCGATCAAGAAAAACCACAAGGAAGTGCACCTTATCATACTGCTGATCGACGAGCGGCCCGAAGAGGTGACCGACTGGAAGCGGCAGGTCAGCACCGCGGAGATCATAAGCTCCACCTTCGACGAGCCGCCGCAGCGCCACTGCCAGGTCTCCGAGATGGTTACCGAACGGGCGAAACGCCTCGTCGAAGGGAAGCGGGATGTCATCATCCTCCTCGACAGCATCACCCGCCTCGCGCGGGCGTACAACGCCATAACCCCCACGAGCGGCAAGGTGCTCTCCGGCGGTCTCGACGCCAATGCCCTCCAGCGGCCGAAGCGGTTCTTCGGCACCGCCCGGAGCCTTGAAGAGGGCGGCAGCCTCACGATCCTGGCGACCTCGCTCGTCGACACCGGCAGCAGGATGGACGATGTCATCTTCGAAGAGTTCAAGGGCACCGGCAATATGGAAATACATCTCGACCGGAAGCTGGTCGACAAGAGAATATTCCCGAGCATCGATATCAATGCTTCGGGCACGAGGAAAGAAGAGCTGCTGGTCGACAAGGACGTACTGAACAAGATGTGGATTCTCAGGAAGGTCCTGAACCCGCTCAGCACGATCGAGAGCGTCGAGTTCCTGCTGAGCAAGCTGAAAGGCACCAAGCACAACAGAGAGTTTCTCGAGATGATGAACAAGTAA
- a CDS encoding ATP-binding protein: MKGYFLIVGTLVFVVSGLITLNIFFQQSLQMEIAEQFNRQQLLLSRSIADNIESHLQHEKAELLLISRILSEVDIRKNPSLLQEEITPAYTKLTNTGIGLIDAEGSLLFFKGDPALVRPVVPAMLGKAREAGPGGTALLESAGALFTLAPLYRQQRLEAVVFFWTRIDAIAHTYVSSIKSGSRGYAWMMDRSGNLLYHPTQPDMVGKNLYKADATCFKCHLSFDLEKKIIEGKTDSFGRHIAPSGEDKIIAFSTAQFGGLTWVIAISSPYSEVTRTTRNSMEIYSYLIISIFVTTSIVSAMLIVFNKKRITAESVARRKEELERYAVELEERVNDRTAELAGEKEKLNTIVSAIGSGIVLITRGGRIQWTNQAFAEMAGGDMVGRTCEEVCRDCTMLENYDSDDIDTVIVSNLFGKRDKFFQVTTAPVRGADGELHGYIRLIQDVTEIKKMEQQIMHSEKLASIGRLAAGIAHEIGNPLTSIFSFVQILREMEEDSFKRESLETIYFHINRISEILKQLSGFSKMPASGGMTSACSLNEIIETSVNLIQYDRKAKSTAIVKELAPSLPDVVCDSNQLSQVFVNLTLNAMDAMPDGGTLTVRSFLEDGAVVVQFRDTGTGIPKEDVNKIFDPFYTTKEKGTGLGLAVSYNIIKKMNGTLTVESEPGKGTTFVISLPVKGA, encoded by the coding sequence ATGAAAGGCTACTTTCTCATCGTCGGCACGCTCGTCTTCGTCGTATCCGGCCTTATTACGCTCAATATCTTCTTCCAGCAGTCGCTCCAGATGGAGATCGCCGAGCAGTTCAACCGCCAGCAGCTCCTGCTCTCCCGCTCCATCGCCGACAACATAGAATCGCATCTCCAGCACGAGAAGGCGGAGCTCCTCCTGATCTCCCGTATCCTCTCCGAAGTCGATATCAGGAAGAACCCCTCCCTGCTGCAGGAGGAGATCACCCCGGCGTACACCAAGCTCACCAATACCGGCATCGGGCTGATTGACGCGGAGGGGAGCCTCCTCTTTTTCAAAGGGGACCCTGCGCTGGTGAGACCCGTCGTTCCCGCTATGCTCGGAAAGGCCCGGGAGGCCGGTCCGGGCGGCACTGCGCTGCTCGAGTCCGCAGGCGCCCTCTTCACCCTGGCGCCGCTCTACCGGCAGCAGCGGCTCGAGGCCGTCGTCTTCTTCTGGACCAGGATCGATGCTATCGCGCATACCTATGTAAGCAGCATCAAGTCCGGCAGCAGGGGATATGCATGGATGATGGACAGGAGCGGCAACCTCCTCTACCATCCCACCCAGCCCGACATGGTGGGGAAAAACCTTTACAAGGCGGATGCCACCTGCTTCAAGTGCCACCTGAGCTTCGATCTCGAGAAGAAGATCATCGAGGGCAAGACGGACAGCTTCGGGAGGCACATCGCCCCCTCGGGAGAGGACAAGATCATCGCCTTCTCCACCGCCCAGTTCGGCGGCCTCACCTGGGTGATCGCCATCTCGTCGCCGTATTCCGAGGTGACCCGCACGACCCGCAACAGCATGGAGATCTATTCCTACCTGATCATCTCCATCTTCGTGACCACGAGCATCGTCTCGGCCATGCTCATCGTGTTCAACAAGAAGAGGATCACGGCGGAGTCGGTGGCGCGGCGCAAGGAAGAGCTCGAGCGCTATGCCGTCGAGCTCGAGGAGCGGGTGAACGACCGGACCGCGGAGCTCGCAGGCGAAAAGGAAAAGCTGAACACGATCGTGAGCGCCATCGGCAGCGGCATCGTGCTGATCACCAGAGGGGGAAGGATACAGTGGACGAACCAGGCCTTCGCAGAGATGGCCGGCGGGGACATGGTGGGAAGGACCTGCGAGGAGGTCTGCCGGGACTGCACCATGCTCGAAAACTACGACAGCGATGATATCGACACCGTCATCGTCTCGAACCTCTTCGGCAAGAGAGACAAGTTCTTCCAGGTGACTACGGCGCCGGTGAGAGGGGCGGACGGGGAGCTGCACGGCTACATCAGGCTCATACAGGACGTCACCGAGATCAAGAAGATGGAACAGCAGATCATGCACTCCGAAAAGCTCGCTTCCATCGGCAGGCTCGCGGCGGGCATCGCCCACGAAATCGGCAACCCCCTCACCTCCATCTTCTCCTTTGTCCAGATCCTCAGGGAGATGGAGGAGGACTCGTTCAAGCGGGAAAGCCTCGAGACGATCTATTTCCATATCAACCGGATCTCGGAGATACTGAAGCAGCTCTCGGGCTTCTCGAAAATGCCGGCCAGCGGGGGGATGACGAGCGCCTGCTCGCTCAACGAGATCATCGAGACCTCGGTCAATCTGATCCAGTACGACAGGAAAGCGAAGAGCACTGCCATCGTCAAGGAGCTCGCGCCGTCGCTGCCGGATGTCGTCTGCGACTCCAACCAGCTCTCCCAGGTGTTCGTGAACCTCACGCTCAACGCCATGGACGCCATGCCCGACGGCGGCACACTCACCGTACGGAGCTTCCTCGAAGACGGCGCCGTCGTGGTGCAGTTCCGGGATACCGGGACCGGCATCCCGAAAGAGGACGTGAACAAAATTTTCGACCCCTTCTATACGACCAAGGAGAAAGGGACCGGGCTCGGGCTCGCGGTCAGTTATAATATAATAAAAAAGATGAACGGGACGTTGACCGTCGAGAGCGAGCCCGGGAAAGGGACGACCTTCGTTATCTCCCTTCCGGTCAAAGGAGCATGA